DNA from Tripterygium wilfordii isolate XIE 37 chromosome 15, ASM1340144v1, whole genome shotgun sequence:
GTACCAcatctttatttttgtttgagaatGTAGTTATAAAATTCTTCAGCACCAAATTCACATGTGCTTGCCATCAACTCTATAATAGCAGTACTCAAtgctaatttttaaatttttaatgttttgtcaGAACAGTTACAGAACTTCCCTTTCAACCATGAGCAAAAATAGTCATAGAATAAGTAACAAGGCATTGCAGTTTGAAAACTGAAGCCATaaaccaaaataagaaaaaggagAATATATGCTACTTGATGCAGGCATGAACAACTGTCAAAAAAGAGTGCCGAACAATCATTTGCTTCAAATCTTGTTCAAGTTCTTCAACAACATTCGGAGGTAACTTCCGTATCAAGGGTATAATAGCATCTATTATAAATATTATACTCTCCAGTAACTGTGCCACTGCTCGATTATCAACCTGAAACCagcacaaggaaaaaaaatcgaaTTAGATTACCAAATTGCCTCCTAGGTGAAAAACAGAACTGCAATGCTAGGTCTTCCAAAATCATAATAATACTACAGTTGTAagaaatttctttttttcatggACAGCTGTAAGAAACTTGGTTCATGAGTCGTGACATAATTTACGTTctcatatatttataattagaAATGATATTGATTTTTCACTTGACGAGAGCTTGTTATAACAAGGCATCAAGGAGCACTACAACACTACCCCATTAAAGACAACAAATTGAGATCATGCACAGAGAAGTGGCAACGCAGCAATAAACATGGTTACTTGGTTCATTTAAAAAATGGCCCTTTGATTGCGTCAGTCTCATTTTTTTCACACCTTAGCGCATAAAAATTCTCTTTCTCACCACCCAAATACATGATGGACTCATATGGTTCTCTCATTTACTACAGCTCAACATGTGAAAATATACTGAAACCTTCTTTAATAACTGTTGAGAttaattactttgtcattcaacccaataagtaacttgttggtttggggCGTTTCAtaccttttatatatatatattctaacactctccCTCACGTGTGGCTGGACAACTCTAacggcccaacactagggcaacaacaaacacataaAGGCTCACACTTGGGGCAATAATAAAAGGGGGTTTCAATTGCAAAAGCTAAGGTTTAAACCCAAGACCTctcgctctgataccatgttgagATTAGTTAccttgccattcaacccaataagttaacttgttggtttggggTATTTCacaccttttatatatattttttaatatcttGTCTAAAGTAACAGTACATAGTGCAATTGCAATGCTTGCAATCATTAGATATTTATGTCCATGAATCATCCCCAACTCATATATCATTTGAGCCTTAAAGAGACAAAAAGGGATGTATTAAGGAATTATACATGCAGCTTCAAGAGTTTATTTTTTCTGAACTCACTTACACAGTGCACTTGAAGAACAAATGATGTATAAGCAATAATTTATGACTCCAAGGGATTCGCAAAAGACCAACCACTTGCTCTAAGTTtctattcattttcttttggaaaGAGCAATCAATGGAGAAATAAAAAGTAACTTTTTTTTAGAGTACATATAACCAATTCAGTTAATTATAAGAAATGCACTCGCTACAGTTgtcacaaaaaaattgatgtgaTTTAACCCCTATTCTCCAGTTAGTCTAGCATGATGATGAATCTTTATAACCTTCTTTTACTCTGTAATACAAGAACTCTACCAGATTAATTCCAgaaagtttgaataaatgtatTAACCTGACTCTTGAGATATGGCTGTAATGTCACCACAAACTGGGAGGGGTCGGAGGATGGTGCACATAAAGTTGGGTCCACAACGCAAAATGCATGCAGGACCAGCACATACGGAAGCGTATGCCCCTCCATTTCCACACTATTCATTTCCTCCACCTGAACAAGCGCATGTGACCAATCATAATTTtgtcaaaagaaacaaatttaaACAAGAGGAAATCAATGCAGCAATGAGTGACAACAATACCTGCAATATCCTTTCTAGTAAGCACTTGCACATCAACTCGCAACGCTTCCGTATCGATACTAGTAACATGGGGTTAATCCCAGCAGCTTTAGCTGATTGTGCAAAAAAATCAAGAGCCAAGTTGCGCTTTATCACAGCGACAAGGAGTTGATGATTTGGCATCCTCCTCAACATCTCAACAATCTGTTCAGTCTTCCTTGACACTTCCAAAGGTACAGAACTACCATCTCCAAAATATTGCATCTGGGAACCAGAAGGTTCCTCAAACCAAAACTCATAAAATGTCTTGCAGACAAGATCCTACACATAAGGTATAATTGGGAGCATATAATCAGCCGCATGCTAGATGTTATATAACCAAGATTCAAGAAATACCTACATATATACAGTTCATGTGCACAAAAACACATACCAACTTAGTCCAAGCTTCAAGAATACCTACATGCTAAATGTGAGACCTGACATATACAAAAAGTGCGACAAATGTAAACTCCATCTTTTGTCTCAATGGTCTGATTGCTTCTCTCTATCACCATCTTTGTATTTACCTTCTGCGGTCTAAACCACAAGAACAACTAAATTCACTAAACTTCAGCATATAAAGAAGCACACTTCCATTTGAATTCCTCTCAGCAATGTTTTAGCTTCATAAATAACTCCCTGGAAACCCATATGTGGACCACGGTTCCCAATTTTCTATCTCATGCAACTTCcgccactctctctctcctcagaATGAACTTGTATAAAACCATTTGATTCCTCATTTCAGCCATACATCTGTTCATGTTAATCTAAGCAAGTTtccaaatttgaaaattttccttcTCTTATTTTTTGATTCATGATTGTGTACCAATTGGGTGCTTTCGCTAGTATGGTTAGGTTGTCCctcatttatttgttttcacCAAAAAAGTAATAGCAGCAGTGCAGCACAACCCAAAAAGAATCAGAGAATGAACTGTCAACACAACTCCTTTAACAACTTGTGCCTCACTTTAAGGTGAGTTCATTTCTGATGCCAGCACCTAAAGAGTGACGAGTAGGGACTTAGCACCTTGAGCATCTTGCCTCTTTTGGCCTAATGCTAAATAAGCCTCCAGATGTTGAAATAATTACCTTGATAGTCATGATTTTTCACCATCCTCAGAGTTTAGGCGATACAATAAAGCGGCAAAAAGGGAAATCTTCATTTAAGAAAAGTAGCCACAAAGAACTTGTCAAACTATAATCATCCTAATGATATTGCTGAACCGACTTGTTCACGAAAATTTCCAGCAGATTATAATAAAAAAGTACATGTAGCAGCAGCAACATATCATTCTACTCCTCTTTTAACCTATTAAAGCAGTAAAATCATATTGAAAAACTGCAAAACAATTATTAGAAGCTTACTGCCACAGCCCACAAGTATGAAGATAGCCTAAACACAAAAGTTCATTTCAAATTACCTGAATACTTGATTCATCATCACTAATACGAGAAATTATCTCAATACAAGCACTCGTAAATCCGGAGAAGTTGGCATTGGAAGTGCACATGTCTCGGATAATTTTGATGGCTCGTTTTCGGACACTAACTCCAGTATCTCTTATCCTCTCTGCAACCTTCTCAAAATACTGTAaaaaagcaccaaatagaggTTCAAAACAAGAGGGGGCAAGAGGAAAGGGAATGGTCAAATgactcccatgcacaaggccCACATAACGAATGCATGGTCGGGCAAGGGAAAGATATATGCAGCCCAACCCCACATTAATGTTGATAGGCTATTTCCAGGATTAGAACACATGACCTCTAGGAGGTTGTGACAAATTAGAGGAAAGGTAGAGGTATGAACAGTATTTAATACAGCATGCCTCAAGCAGAGAAAAAGATGAAAGTCAATCCAAGTACCTTCAGACCAACATCGGGATAGGAAGCAATATGCCTACCGACAAGCTCCAAAGCTGCTTCTCTTACAGAAATTGCAGAATCACAAAATCTTCCCTCAACAGCCAATTGCACACGCTCGTCACCCAAGACCTCTGGATCAGCCTCTACAATAATGCTAACCTGCTCCCATCAAATATTAAATGTAAGAAAACATCATTGAAAACCAAAAGGCCCAATAactttagaaaagaaaaaaatcaactcACCGCCCGTAAAGCCTTGGCCCTAATCACAGGAGAGTTCTCCCTTAAGCTTGCCTGAAATCAACTAGAATGTAAGGAAAAGATATTGTTACGCATACAAAATAGGGAGCAAGCAATATGTTTTTCACTGACCAGAAGCATATGAAGAATCTTATCAAACCCTCGAGAGAATGAACTATTTTGTCCCAGAGCCAAAGTAATCTGCCTTGCAGAATCCCTCATCAATACTGAAGATTGCCCAGAATCACGCACTATGGCCTTTGATCTCAGTCTAGCAATGTAATAATCACACTTTTGTTGAGACTGCGGATCATCCTTGTACCAGATACACAGATAAAACCTGCACAAATACGTTTTCTCAGTGGCATcaatacaaacacaatataagCAAGAAATAACTCTTTTTTAATGGTAAAGGTTTTATTAAGGCACCAAGGCGGTGCAAAAATAGAATTACAAAGAAGCAAAGCTGATAGCAAGTAAGAAGGAGCTTCAATGTCTACTAACCAGCGAACAAAGAGattcatatcatcaacataaccAGCTTCTTGGAGGTAATTCATTAGCATCTGTTGGAGAATTTCAACGTTCGTAACTGCATCAGAAGCTTCAGAATTGTTTTTCGACCGAGTATGCTGCTTCTCATCATTCTTGCACTGTGACTTGCAATATGATTGTAAAACGAGAAGCTGCTTCCTGCAAAGGCAAATCTGACAGTGCCAGCTACGGATGGGAACTTCATGTTCTCTTACACCCATGCAATCCATATGAAACATTCTCTGACAACCTTTACACCTAAGCAGTGGTTTATCAAATCTTCCATCCAAACAAACAGAACATGCATCTTTTGGATAACTCTGCTCAACACCATCTCCACTAGCCAATTCCTGTAATATCCAAAACTTGTCCTTCCTACAAAGGACGAAATCGTGCTTTAACCTTGCAGCCACTGTACCAAGAAGGTCAATAGCCATGGAACGTACAGAGATATCTTTAGCTTTCAGCCCAGCATTCTGTAGTAGCAAAACACAAAGAACCTGCAGGGAACAACACCATAACATTAAAACATGTGATCCCCAGAAAGGAAAAACCCTACAAACCTTTTTTGCAACAGCAAATGATTCATAGAAACTCACCTCCAAAAGAGGAGCTGAAGCAGGATATTCTGGTAAATTCAACGTTGTCAGTAGATCTGTAACAAGATTCTCTACCATCAATTTCACCTCAGAAGCATCCTGGGTCTTGACAGATGCAAATCGCTGGAGAACACGGGTCCAAAAGAGACAACAAGTTTCTGTGGCTGCTTCATGACATTTGGCCTGGTAACTAGCATCGAAGGAGACTTCTATGATGGAATTTCCACTAGATGCTTGCCTTAAAGTTTCAGGTAGGTTTGCACTACTGTGAACCAACTGAATCAGCAGAGCACTGATCATCTGGATCTGCCTCTGCTCTTCATCAGGTAGGTGATAGGCTCTTTGTGCCCGCTTTGAAATTGGTAATTTCACAAGCAGCTGAAGTATTTCATCTATCACATACGTGCGATGCTGTGTGTATGAATAAAATATCTGTAACAATGACAACACCCTTGAGAACACACAACAGTGCATATATTTATGCTCACATACATGTATATGATGTGTACCAAGAAAAGTGAAGTAATGAAAAAGAAGCAAGCACGAAATTCTACCCCGATTATTAAACCAATTGCCTTTAGTTGCAAGAGTTGGATATTATCCACTAAAAATGTCGTAAAGCTCGCCTTCAACAGCTGTAAAATGCAACTATCAGATAGCCTCTCCATCAACAACAAATCCTTCAGTAAACCAAGAATAGTGCACAGTTTCTGAAGAATAGTATGCACAGCACCGGAGACCCTATCAGAGCAAAAAATAATAGATCAGAAGACACCTCAATACCAATACTATAAAGTTCACcataataatcaaaattaagaaaacagCATTTTAATAAGCGCACTTGTTCAATGCTGATTTCTTCACTTTATTGCTCTTCAGACTACGTCGTTTCTTGCTTGCTGAACCAAACTCAGAATCAGGCTCCTCTTCATTACCTGAAAATAAGTACATACTGTAGCTCAACATCACATATCTATAATTAAAGCTGCCCTTAGACTCCATGAATGAGTCATTCAAATTATTTTGTCGCTCTCATTTTTATGCTCTGCTTGCAAGGTAGAAGAAATTCAGAGTAAAAGGGATGACAAAGACTTTCGAATTTAAATGAAGTTATAAATGTTGTTACAAGAAAAGCCAGGATACTGAGGAAGGAAACAGGCAACAGAACACCAAGCTTTGTTTCtaaaattaaaagtctaaccgtcAACTGCCCCATCTTCACTTGGTTTATGCAAAGCACGATAAGCTGGATCATAAGCTGACATGACATCTgacatttgatgctttgaaaactCGAGAATTCTTTCAATGATCTGTTATGAGAGTATAATCAGTCAATGAAGTAACAATTATTTATGGCACAGCCCAAGTAAACTGCACTACAAGAAGTAGATGAACGCACACCAACacaacaataaaaagaaaaagggcgGGGGAGGGGGAATAATCATGTCACCTCTTCCTTATAAAGCTGCTTTGGCATGTGATTGTGAGCCATTATTGCTAAGGCTGCATGAATGGACTCCAGGGCACAAATCACCACTGTAACAACATCTGAATCCAgctgaaaatagaaaatgaattagccaaaacaatgaaaaataaactatcaagttatcATATCAGTGTATCATATCAAAAGACCATGAAAGTGGCATATCAGTAAAACAATCATTACTACAACTTAAACTACTGGGTGAAAATGtaaaaattaaactcaagagagaaagggaaggaaggaataaaaaaaatcacaatcaaCAGAAGAAGTGAAAAATTATACATCTAAAACCTTTCAGAACTAAATATGAGATCTGAAATCTGAAGACATATTTGGATCTTACTTGGCAGTTGGCATTTGCCTAAAACAAACCTTCACTTTGCATAACCACATAGCAACACCACTTCAAATGCCCATTACTTTCAACAAAGGACCCAATTCAAGGGACaaaccaagaacactaagtgctaaaatttatcatatatatagGTCCAATAATTTCCTTGTAATACATTTTCATGCACATCCAGACATGAAGTTAAGGCTGGATTAGTATTCAGTAAAACGGATTGTAAAGGTCCTTGTTGCTAAGGTATTTCGATACAAAATATGCTTCATGAATATTATGTCATGATTTTTTTGCTTACCCTATGCTTAATATGCTTTATGATTAAACAACTTAAGCTTAGTGAACTATATGCTTGACTCTTAGTCCATCTAAAAGCTTCCCTGCACACTCTAATGATGtcttatatataaattatttatctAGACTAATAAATTTGTCACAGGCATGAGGCTTAAAATAAGCTGACAAGCTGTCAAGATTGCAGGATTCCATGAATACACTATGGCAGTAGTTAATGTAGGACTCTGCTAACCTGGCACTAGCTGACTAGGTTTCAGTGACATGTCAAGGAGCCGGTTTAGGCATAACCAAGTCGGATTAGAGACTGAAAAAAAACTGCAGGGATCAACTAGGAATAGAAGTACTATATATGGAAAGTCTGTGATATATATGGAGGATTGCTAAGTTGATTTGATGGTTGAGTAATCAAAGGAAACATTTTCCTGGAagataaaaatattcaaattttGAAGAAACTGGCTGcagaaaaggaaagagaagaaaagaaaggaaagagaaagaaatccaGGCTGCAAGGCATAATTCAATCCCAAGAATCAGGAATTGGAGCTATGGTTCAAACGGCTAAGACCTAAGAATTGAAACCCTACCTGCTATATAATTCTCTCAAAGGCTTCCTGAAAAAAAGAACACATACTCATACCAGATCACACAGTTTATTCTAGAACTCTTAAACAACTGTTTTGCAAATTATTGCCTACTCTGTTCTTAAAGGTTCAATACACTTGTACTTAGTTTCTAAACCTCTAGCTATATCAGAAATTCATACTTGTAAGAATGTGGCTGGCACTTGAGCCAAAACCAGCTGTGTGTAAGAGGTTGGCTTGTCTCTGCATCAACAAGTTGTCATAGTGGATTCACCAAAA
Protein-coding regions in this window:
- the LOC120016586 gene encoding sister chromatid cohesion protein SCC2 isoform X3; translation: MTQGRFLVIVWSLQNFMIRLSDAILKHLSHIQQEISVSTVHESRHFEPTIPATNQVEKDYSGSRNFPVHHDLRNDITSSSRKPKVKKKVREDISATVQPDAVELQDATIASFCELLEDFCGKAEILDDDRDEAEWLSVPAADLKMLVNEIMTIRAKDLLHLVPVDVLVRLLRVLDHQIHRAEGLSVDECDHLDSDVVTVVICALESIHAALAIMAHNHMPKQLYKEEIIERILEFSKHQMSDVMSAYDPAYRALHKPSEDGAVDGNEEEPDSEFGSASKKRRSLKSNKVKKSALNKVSGAVHTILQKLCTILGLLKDLLLMERLSDSCILQLLKASFTTFLVDNIQLLQLKAIGLIIGIFYSYTQHRTYVIDEILQLLVKLPISKRAQRAYHLPDEEQRQIQMISALLIQLVHSSANLPETLRQASSGNSIIEVSFDASYQAKCHEAATETCCLFWTRVLQRFASVKTQDASEVKLMVENLVTDLLTTLNLPEYPASAPLLEVLCVLLLQNAGLKAKDISVRSMAIDLLGTVAARLKHDFVLCRKDKFWILQELASGDGVEQSYPKDACSVCLDGRFDKPLLRCKGCQRMFHMDCMGVREHEVPIRSWHCQICLCRKQLLVLQSYCKSQCKNDEKQHTRSKNNSEASDAVTNVEILQQMLMNYLQEAGYVDDMNLFVRWFYLCIWYKDDPQSQQKCDYYIARLRSKAIVRDSGQSSVLMRDSARQITLALGQNSSFSRGFDKILHMLLASLRENSPVIRAKALRAVSIIVEADPEVLGDERVQLAVEGRFCDSAISVREAALELVGRHIASYPDVGLKYFEKVAERIRDTGVSVRKRAIKIIRDMCTSNANFSGFTSACIEIISRISDDESSIQDLVCKTFYEFWFEEPSGSQMQYFGDGSSVPLEVSRKTEQIVEMLRRMPNHQLLVAVIKRNLALDFFAQSAKAAGINPMLLVSIRKRCELMCKCLLERILQVEEMNSVEMEGHTLPYVLVLHAFCVVDPTLCAPSSDPSQFVVTLQPYLKSQVDNRAVAQLLESIIFIIDAIIPLIRKLPPNVVEELEQDLKQMIVRHSFLTVVHACIKCLCSVSKVAGKGSTIIEYLIQVFFKRLDAPGTDNKQLMGRSLFCLGLLIRYGNSLLSSSGGAFDVRSSLSLFKKYLSMEDFGLRVRSLQALGFLLIARPECMLQEDVGKILNESLSSSNVRLKMQALQNMFEYLLDAESQMGDDKANNDVQHYSVEGVHSVPVAAGAGDTNICGGIVQLYWNNILERCLDFSESVRQTAVKIVEVVLRQGLVHPITCVPYLIALETDPQELNSKLAHHLLMNMNEKYPAFFESRIGDGLQMSFVFMQSVCSRLPENVKQKVQTKASGNLTGKSDISFTQARLGVSRIYRLIRGNRLSRNKFMSSIVRKFDSPAVRDSIVPFLMYCSEILALLPFTSPDEPLYLIYAINRVIQVKAGPLEANMKGLILHLSQRDAQRMLHGNRLIQHEPTLTDLNYVMDLNQKSQQEPAIQPVLNYATSFDLNGMIHQEPADTPANLIPSEKLKPDVTSLDESCYMSQDVMQKIQVDCVAATALQLLMKLKRQLKIVYSLNDARCQAFSANEPPKSGEVLTRQNAPFDISATRTSLPSTPQDLVERYQEFKRALKEDTIDYSTYTANIKRKRPTPRKGGKRTAGGYFEEDDDEDDAAWAGGVRRLSGSGRKGNGNRANRQRL